The Corynebacterium jeddahense genome has a window encoding:
- a CDS encoding putative hydro-lyase, producing MQPSTMTPAQARALFRERDVATTAGYSAGYAQANLIALDKRYAFDFLLFAQRNPKPCPILGVLEPGQVASPLLACGDIRTDIPAYRVFSHGSLIDEPTDATAYWTEDTVAFLIGCSFTFEQALLDNGVPVAHIAQGRNVPMYLTNIDCEPAGVFSGKMVVSMRPIPASQVADAVRITSRYPAVHGAPVHVGDPASIGIRDLDAPDFGEAVDIPAGTVPVFWACGVTPQSIVMSSKPELAICHAPGKMLVTDARDLAYQVP from the coding sequence ATGCAGCCCTCGACCATGACCCCGGCGCAGGCGCGCGCGCTATTTCGCGAGCGCGACGTCGCCACCACCGCGGGCTACAGCGCCGGCTACGCGCAGGCCAACCTCATCGCGCTGGACAAACGCTACGCATTCGACTTCCTGCTGTTCGCCCAGCGCAACCCGAAGCCGTGCCCGATCCTCGGCGTGCTCGAGCCCGGCCAGGTCGCCTCGCCGTTGCTCGCCTGCGGCGACATCCGCACGGACATCCCCGCCTACCGCGTCTTTTCGCACGGGTCACTTATCGACGAACCAACGGACGCCACCGCCTACTGGACCGAGGACACCGTCGCGTTCCTCATCGGCTGCTCCTTTACCTTCGAGCAGGCGCTGCTTGACAACGGCGTGCCCGTCGCCCACATCGCGCAGGGCCGCAACGTGCCGATGTACCTCACCAACATCGACTGCGAACCCGCCGGGGTGTTCTCCGGGAAGATGGTCGTGTCCATGCGACCGATCCCGGCGTCGCAGGTTGCGGACGCGGTGCGCATCACGTCGCGCTACCCGGCCGTGCACGGGGCGCCGGTGCACGTGGGCGATCCGGCGTCGATAGGCATTCGCGACTTGGACGCGCCGGACTTCGGCGAGGCCGTCGACATCCCCGCCGGGACCGTGCCGGTGTTCTGGGCGTGCGGGGTGACGCCGCAGTCGATCGTCATGTCGTCGAAGCCGGAGCTGGCGATCTGCCACGCGCCGGGCAAGATGCTCGTCACTGACGCGCGCGATCTCGCCTACCAGGTTCCATAA